CAcctacaaggaaagaaagaatattttcgaAGAGCCCCAAATCCCGAGGGTtctgggaaggaggagagaggcagATTGGGACTGCGGACAGACCAGCCCTCCAGGGGTTGGGCAGCTTTGGAACGTGCCAGTGCTCACGGTGGCTTCCCATTTCTCTTGGGCCTGGGGACCCCTGCGgcagaagccagccctgggaggcGGCCGGGGATAGCTTACTTGTCTCTCGCTGAGCTGCAACATCTTGGCCAGACGCTTCCGCTCAGGCGGGGAGAGGTATTTCTGGGTCTCGAACTTCTTCTCCAGCTCGATGGTCTGGTCGTTGGAGAACCTCACCTGGCCTCCTTTCCTTTTATGCAGAGGCCGCTGCAGGAAGGGGCTCCAGAGCAGGGGTTTGCCTGCTGGCAAGAACAGCCAGTCGTTAGCAATGGCCCTGGAGCAGCCTAGGCATCCCCCAGACCTGCCTAGCCTGGGGGGTGACAACAATGGGGCTGGCACATGGGCTCAACGCGTTCttaccaatacacacacacaaaacacacacacaaaaatcacagAGTTGAGATGCATATGCACGAAGCACCCGGTACACTCTGCCACGGACACCCAACCATCACACCTACAGCTAGGTACAAATCCTCAAAAGAATGCCCACTGCAGGCGGGGCTTAAAACACCATGACCCGGATCACCAGTTGCCCTCGAATTGATGAACAACGTGGCGAGCCACCCTTTCCAGCGTGCGTTTTGGGGAGCGGGGCTGTCACACTACCCACGGCCTCACTGCACTGAGGGCTGGGGCTGGCGCCCGCGTTCGCCCCGCGTGGCGCTTCCAATCCCGGCCCCGGGACGCCGCGGCCTCCTCTGATTTCACACCGGGCCCGCAGGGGCGGCCGGTTAAAGCCACCCCGTGGGCTATGGCAACATTTCCGTCAATGTGTTTCCTGTTGGTCGATCTCAAAAAGCGCTGTGCTTCCTCCTGTGCGGTCCCAGCAGTAACCCAAGGAAAGCCAGGGCGCGCTCGGCAAAAAACGTCCGCCCCAACACAGCTGAGGGTCCCCATCCAGTCCCCGATCTGGCCCCACCGGGGAATAGGGCCACGTCGGGACCGTGGCACCAGCCCCGGGAGGctggaattttaaaatgcaaggaTAAGCCTTCCAAAAACAAAACGATAACACGCGTATcccaagggagggaggaggactgAGCCAGAGGCTGAGCCATAATTaattaatgtaaaataattaaCATGTTAATTGTTTCCACGGTCTCTACTGAAGCTGCCAATAAGACAGTTGACTTAAAGCTCTGGGGACCCGGGCGAAGCTGCCCATTTCCTTATCTAACCTAAGGGCTTCTGACCCCAAAGGCGTCAAAGGGCCACCAGGAACCCAACTAGTGGTGAGTTATTTCTTAGGTCGCACACTAAAGGGACAAGCCCCGAAAATCCTATGTGTCCGGTATGTCGGTACTACTCTTCCAAACTGGCGCCCGGGGTCTAAATCTTCCTTCTCCAAAAAGGGACGGtcagtccgtccgtccgtccgtcggtGCGTCTGCAGGCCTGCGCCTAAACACTTTGAAAActggcatttgtgtgtgtgtgtgtgtgtgtttctctctctcgaGATTTTGCTTGCGTCAGGCTTCAGACTGGTGcaaaacagcctcaaaaaaaaaaaaaaaaaaggaagcaactgGTTATTTTAGCTGCCATAAAGTCACATCCCACACAGAGGAAATGAACAATATCAGAAAAACGGATCCCGGCTATCAGAAGTCGAGTGTTTCCTGAATTTGTCTGTATTGAGGATGTCGATAAAATAATCAGCAGCGTGCACTACTCCGGGGGAAGGGTCTGCTTCATGCAGCCAGGAAAACACTTAACAGCTTCTGAAACCAGATTTACTCCTATCGAGAACTCAAGATTTCCTGTATGAACGGAAAGGGTCAGGCTCTTTCACTGCCCGAGCTTCTTGAACCAAATCCAGCCCCTAACCACCCCGGCTGGGGCCCGGGCCGGGGCCGGCGGGGGGCGCCGCGACACCCTCTTCCCCGTCCCTCTCGCTACGGGGCCCTCACCCCGGGGCGACACGCGTGGCTGGGGCTGCCCTCCGCCACCAGCCCCAGCGGCGGCGTCGGAGGTCTCTCCCTGGTCCGCGCGCCCCGACGCCTCGCAAGGTGCAGGAAAACCAATCTGAGTCACAGTGCGGTCAGCGCCGGCTGCGCGCCCCCGGGGCCCGCGCGCGCCCGAGAGCCGCTTTTCAATAGCTTTTGCCACAACTTTCTATTGCCTCACCCCTCCGCCCCCGCCGCCTCCCGGGCGCTGCCACCTGCCGGGTGGCGCCTTCCTCGCTGTCGCCCCGGCTTGGCCCCACAGTGACCCGGCCCCCTTACCCAAGGGGTCGTGGCGGAGCAAGGCGTGCGTGTAGTCGTTCACTGTCCGCGGGAAAGGGTACAGAGGGCCTCCGAAGCCACCGGGGCCGTAGGCGGCGGCCAGCGCGGCAGCCGAGTGGTGCGAGAAGGCGGGGTGGATCGGCGTGGGCTCGTACACGGGGGTCCGGTAGGAGGACACGAGGCTAGTGAAGGAGGAGTTGGGAGACGGCAGCGTGGGGGTGGGCGTGGGTGCGGCGGGCCCGCGGCCCAGGATGTCCTCGATGTAGAAGGGCGTCGGGTGCGCGGGCTGCAGCAGCGGCGTGGGCGCGTACAGCGGCGCCGCAGCGGGCCCGGGGTGCGGGTACTGCATGGCTGCGCTGCGCTCCGGCCCCTCGGAGAGCTGGCCGCCCGCGCCGCGGCGCTATATTTATCCGCGCTCTGCGCCCCCGGCGATAGGCTCCTCCGGCCGCGGGGTGGGGCCGCGCTCGCTGGCCCCTTCCTGCCTCCGGGCCCTGCGGCCAATGGCGCGGGGCCCTTGAAGTC
The sequence above is a segment of the Castor canadensis chromosome 7, mCasCan1.hap1v2, whole genome shotgun sequence genome. Coding sequences within it:
- the Hhex gene encoding hematopoietically-expressed homeobox protein HHEX isoform X1, whose translation is MQYPHPGPAAAPLYAPTPLLQPAHPTPFYIEDILGRGPAAPTPTPTLPSPNSSFTSLVSSYRTPVYEPTPIHPAFSHHSAAALAAAYGPGGFGGPLYPFPRTVNDYTHALLRHDPLAGKPLLWSPFLQRPLHKRKGGQVRFSNDQTIELEKKFETQKYLSPPERKRLAKMLQLSERQVKTWFQNRRAKWRRLKQENPQSSNKKDELENLDNPCDQGQDLPSEQNQGASLDSSQCSPSPASQEDLDSEISEDSDQEVDIEGDKGYFNAG
- the Hhex gene encoding hematopoietically-expressed homeobox protein HHEX isoform X2, whose amino-acid sequence is MQYPHPGPAAAPLYAPTPLLQPAHPTPFYIEDILGRGPAAPTPTPTLPSPNSSFTSLVSSYRTPVYEPTPIHPAFSHHSAAALAAAYGPGGFGGPLYPFPRTVNDYTHALLRHDPLGKPLLWSPFLQRPLHKRKGGQVRFSNDQTIELEKKFETQKYLSPPERKRLAKMLQLSERQVKTWFQNRRAKWRRLKQENPQSSNKKDELENLDNPCDQGQDLPSEQNQGASLDSSQCSPSPASQEDLDSEISEDSDQEVDIEGDKGYFNAG